One window from the genome of Diospyros lotus cultivar Yz01 chromosome 11, ASM1463336v1, whole genome shotgun sequence encodes:
- the LOC127812713 gene encoding uncharacterized protein LOC127812713: MDKMRGMHTGLMQVMNTIAANQGRQGSQEAGGNGGAPPVVPVVLVAPTALVATDHGTQLLKDFMAFRPPEFHGGTDASAIENWMLAIEKHHRSIGCVDDHRVRLGTFLLRGDTKRWWETARQRFGEREPTWAEFQEVFNAAYCPTWVREQTVYEFIDLAQGNKIVAQYEAEFTTLA, translated from the coding sequence ATGGACAAGATGAGAGGTATGCACACAGGGCTGATGCAAGTAATGAATACCATAGCTGCTAATCAAGGGAGGCAAGGGTCTCAAGAAGCAGGTGGCAATGGAGGTGCACCACCAGTCGTTCCAGTAGTTCTAGTCGCCCCAACAGCTCTAGTGGCGACAGATCATGGGACCCAATTATTGAAAGATTTTATGGCCTTCCGACCACCCGAGTTCCATGGTGGCACAGATGCTTCAGCGATAGAGAATTGGATGTTGGCAATAGAGAAGCACCATCGATcgattggttgtgttgatgatCATCGGGTTAGACTCGGTACCTTTCTACTTCGAGGAGATACgaagagatggtgggagactgcccgccAGAGGTTTGGAGAGAGGGAGCCGACTTGGGCAGAGTTCCAAGAGGTGTTTAATGCGGCATATTGTCCTACATGGGTTCGAGAGCAAACGGTATACGAATTTATTGATCTAGCACAAGGCAACAAGATAGTGGCTCAGTACGAGGCAGAGTTTACAACATTAGCCTGA